Proteins encoded in a region of the Treponema sp. J25 genome:
- the nth gene encoding endonuclease III, which produces MDQLRKDEQPFAPLPWDETFRALRMWKEQQETSGPTDPSVTALRKQEKADPWAVLVATLISLRTRDEVTITVARRFLEVFPSPHALVTAAGNPKKREGPDPQKSAEAPPPPLADTTTIEKVAKLLYPAGFYRTKARTLIRIAQILVHHHGGLVPASLEELLALPGVGRKTANLVLIEAFEQDAICVDTHVHRICNRLGVLSSRTPDETEKILRHILPRTYWKEINRLLVLFGQRVCTPQSPRCSSCPLSPWCKRHGVRRSR; this is translated from the coding sequence ATGGATCAACTAAGAAAGGACGAACAACCTTTTGCCCCCCTACCGTGGGACGAGACATTCAGGGCCCTGCGAATGTGGAAAGAACAGCAGGAAACCTCCGGTCCTACCGATCCTTCCGTAACAGCCCTTCGAAAACAAGAGAAAGCCGATCCCTGGGCGGTGCTGGTGGCTACGCTCATCAGTCTTCGCACCCGAGATGAGGTAACCATCACGGTGGCTCGACGATTTCTTGAGGTTTTCCCTTCACCGCACGCTCTGGTTACCGCCGCAGGGAACCCAAAAAAGAGAGAAGGACCAGATCCACAGAAAAGCGCAGAAGCGCCCCCACCCCCTCTGGCCGATACAACAACCATCGAAAAAGTGGCAAAACTGCTCTATCCGGCGGGTTTCTACCGCACCAAGGCCCGGACACTCATACGTATTGCCCAGATTCTGGTACATCACCATGGGGGCCTCGTACCTGCTAGTCTGGAGGAACTCCTTGCTTTACCAGGGGTCGGTCGCAAAACCGCGAATTTGGTGCTCATCGAAGCCTTTGAGCAAGATGCTATCTGTGTGGATACCCATGTGCATCGAATCTGCAATCGCCTCGGGGTCCTTTCTTCTCGAACCCCCGACGAAACGGAGAAAATACTCCGCCACATCCTTCCCCGGACGTATTGGAAAGAGATCAACCGACTCCTTGTCCTTTTTGGCCAGCGGGTCTGCACCCCCCAGAGCCCCCGCTGTAGTAGCTGCCCCCTTAGCCCCTGGTGTAAGCGTCACGGGGTAAGGCGTTCCCGATAA
- the ispF gene encoding 2-C-methyl-D-erythritol 2,4-cyclodiphosphate synthase → MIRIGLGKDVHRLVPGRPFLVGGIAIPSDRGELGHSDGDVLAHALTDALLGAAGLGDIGELFPPTQERWKDANSMELLKTAWGKVQKEGWRILNIDGVVTCEKPKILPYRDSIRSSLATVLGIPVNSVFIKGKTNEKLDAIGAGDAVEALVVCLLEK, encoded by the coding sequence ATGATACGGATCGGACTAGGCAAGGATGTACACCGGCTTGTGCCGGGTCGCCCCTTTCTGGTAGGGGGCATAGCAATTCCCAGCGACCGGGGTGAATTAGGCCACTCCGACGGGGATGTCCTTGCCCATGCGCTTACCGACGCCCTGTTAGGGGCAGCAGGTCTCGGGGATATTGGAGAATTGTTTCCCCCCACTCAGGAACGCTGGAAAGATGCTAATTCAATGGAACTCCTAAAGACGGCCTGGGGAAAAGTACAAAAAGAGGGCTGGCGAATTCTCAATATCGATGGGGTAGTAACCTGCGAAAAACCCAAAATTCTTCCCTACCGGGATTCCATCCGCTCTTCTCTTGCCACGGTTTTGGGTATTCCTGTAAACTCGGTTTTTATAAAAGGCAAGACCAACGAAAAACTCGATGCTATCGGAGCAGGCGATGCGGTAGAGGCCCTGGTAGTCTGTCTTTTAGAAAAATAG